ACCTCGCTAGACCCCCTCAAGGCGCGCCTGGTGGGGCTCTCCTTCGCCCCCGCGGCGGGGGAGGCCTACTACCTGCCGGTCGGCCACGCCCATGCCGCGCGGCAGCTCGCCCTCGAGCCGACGCTGGCGGCGCTCAAGCCCGTCCTGGAAAACGCGGCGGTCGCCAAGATCGCCCAACATTTCAAGTACGACTCCCACGTCTTGCGCAATCACGGCGTGCGCGTTGCGGGCTTGAGCTGCGACACCATGCTGGCCAGCTACCTGCTGGACCCGGCGACCAGCCATAAGCTGGACAACCTGGCCGCCCGCCACCTCGACCACAAGATGATCTCCTTCGAGGAGGTGGCGGGGAAGGGCGGCGACTTCTCCGCCGTCGACCCCCAGGCGGCCGCGGAGTACAGCTGCGAGGACGCCGACGTCACCTGGCAGCTGGCCGAGCTCTTCCAGCCCATGCTTAAGGAGGCCGGTCTTTGGGACTTGTTCCATGACGTGGAGATCCCCTTGAGCCTGGTCCTCGAGGAGATGGAACGGCGCGGGATCAAGGTCGACAAGAAATTCCTCGAGGGCCTGCAGGCCGAGTTCGGCGCGCGCATCCAGGCGCAGGAGGCCAAGATCCACGCCCTGGCGGGCGAGGCCTTCAACATCCAGTCGCCCAAGCAACTCGGGACCATCCTCTTCGAAAAGCTCAAGCTGCCGGTCCAGCGCAAGACCAAGACCGGTTATTCCACCGACGTGGATGTTTTGACCGAGTTGGCCAAGGTACACGAGCTGCCCAAGGAGATCCTCGAGTACCGCAGCCTGGCCAAGCTGAAGTCGACCTACGTCGACGCCCTGCTCGAGATCCTCGATCCCGGGACGCACCGGGTCCACACCAGCTTCAACCAGACCATCGCCGAGACGGGCCGGCTCTCCAGCAGCGATCCCAATCTGCAGAACATCCCCATCCGCAGCGAGGACGGCGCGAAGATCCGCCGGGCCTTCGTCGCCGAAGCGGGATTTTCCCTGCTCAGCGCCGACTATTCCCAGATCGAGCTGCGGGTCCTCGCCCACCTTTCGGGGGACCCCACATTGTTGGCGGCCTTCGCCGAAGAGCACGACATCCACCGGATGACGGCGGCGAGCATCTTCCAGGTGAACGAGGCCCTGGTCACGCCGGCGATGCGCGCGGCGGGGAAGACGGTCAACTTCGCCGTCGTCTACGGGCAGACGCCCTTCGGACTCTCCGGGCAGTTGGGCGTCACCCAGGCCCAGGCGAAGAAATACATCGACCAGTATTTTGAAAAATACTCCGGCGTGCGCGAGTACCGCGAGAAGGTCCTGGCCGAGGCCCGCGAGAAGAAAGAGGTGCGCACCTATATGGGGCGGCGCCGCTTCGTCCCCGAGATCGACAGCAAGAACACGATGTCGCGCAACCTCGCCGAGCGCATCGCCTTCAACACCGTGATCCAGGGCACCGCCGCGGACATCATCAAGAAGGCGATGGTCGAGATCGAGGCCGAGATGCGCGAGAAGGGCATGAAATCCCGCCTCCTGCTCCAAGTGCACGACGAGCTGGTCTTCGAGGCCGCGGACCCCGAGAGGGAGGCCCTGCGCGAGCTGGTGCGCCGCCGCATGGAGGGCGCGGTGCCCTTCCGCGTGAGGCTCAAGGTCGAGATCGGACTGGGCCCGAATTGGGCCGAGGCGCATTGAGCCAAGTCCTCAGCCCCAGCGCAGCCTCAGCCAAATCCATCCCATCAAGATCGCCAGCGAGACCGCCGTGACGGGAAGGCCGTAGCGCGCAAAGGCCCGGAAGCGGATCTCCACCCCGTAGCGCGCCGCTTGCTCGGCGACGATCAGGTTGGCGATGCTGCCGATGATCAGCAAATTGCCCGCGAAGCTGTTGGATAGGGCGAGCACCATCGCGGTGGCCGTGTCCTGGAGGGAAAGGGTCTTGGCGAGCAGCATCACCGTGGCCGCGTTGCTCATCAAATTGCTGAAGGCCGCCGTCACCAGGGTCAATAAGTAGGGGTTGTGCGGGTCGACGCCCCAGGACTGCAGGGCCCGCAGAGCCATGGCGGGGAAGGCCGTGTCGCGCAGGCCGCCCACGATGATGAAGAGGCCCGTGAACAAAGTGAGGATCGAGTAATCGACCCGGCCGAGGAGATCGGTGCTGGAGATGCGCCGGCTGAGCAGCAGGATCCCCGCGGCGCTCAGCATGACCAGGTCGCGGGGCAGCGGGGTGAAGAAGAGGGCCACGACGATCCCGAAGAGGAGCAGTCCCTTGGTCGTCTCGCGGCGGTCCAGGACGGGGAAGGCCTCCTCGAGGGGGCGCGGCGCCTGGACGGTCTTCAAGTCCTTGCGGCCCAGGGCCCAGGTCAGGCCATAGGCGGCGGCCAAGGCGAGCAGCGTCGGCGGCAGGCTCCAGAGGAGGTACTGGGAAAAATGTAGGCGGGCCATGGAGCTGACCATGATGTTCTGCGGGTTGCCGATCGGCGTCGCCGCCGCCCCGATGTTGGCGGCTAAGGCCAATCCCATCAGGAAGGGCAGCGGGTTGAGGCCCTTGCGGAGGACCGCAAGGGTGACGACCGGCGTGAAGGCCAGGCAGACCACGTCATTGATCAAAAAGGCCGAGAGCAGGGCCGAAGCGGCCATCAATTGAAAGAGAAAGACCTTGGGCCGGTCGAGAGCGGAGGCGATCTTTTGGGCGACCCAGGTGAAGAAGCCCGACAGCCAGAGCTGACCGGAGAGGATCATCAGGGCGTAGAGGGTGATGAGGGTCGGAAAATTCACCGCCAGCAGGGCCTGATGCGGCGGGAAGCCCCCCACGGTGACCATCAAAATGGCTCCCAACAGGGCGATGCCCGTGCGGTTGATCTTGAAGGAAAAGAGATGGCCGACGGCCAACGCTGCATAGCCGGCGATGAATACGAGCAGGGTGGCGTTAGGGTGGGAGGTCATAGGCCGGAGCCACCAAAGCTATTTGCCGGATTCTTCAGGCCAAGTTGAACTGGAATTTGAAGCTGCCCACCGTGATGATGTCGCCGTCCTGCAGATAGGCCTCTTCCACCTTGCGGCCGTTGACGAGTATGCCGTTGGAGCTCTTCAGGTCGATCATGACGTAATGCCCGTTGCGAAAGTTGATCGCCGCATGCTGTCGGCTGACCTTGGATTCTTTGAGGCAGATGTCGTTGGAGGGCGAGCGGCCGATGCTGGTGTTCTCGCCCAGGATGAATTCGCTCTCGTCCAAATCGCCCTCGATCAGCAGCAGGGAGGCCTCGGCCGGGATCTCGCGCACGTCGATGTTCGAGCCGGTCTCCTCGGAGGCGCCCTGGGTCACGGCCTCGCCGGCCTCGTCTTCCAGGGGAATGTCGCGCAGGATGGTCGAGATGGAATCCTCCACCGGTTTGGTCTTGCTCACCG
This Deltaproteobacteria bacterium PRO3 DNA region includes the following protein-coding sequences:
- the polA gene encoding DNA polymerase I, with translation TSLDPLKARLVGLSFAPAAGEAYYLPVGHAHAARQLALEPTLAALKPVLENAAVAKIAQHFKYDSHVLRNHGVRVAGLSCDTMLASYLLDPATSHKLDNLAARHLDHKMISFEEVAGKGGDFSAVDPQAAAEYSCEDADVTWQLAELFQPMLKEAGLWDLFHDVEIPLSLVLEEMERRGIKVDKKFLEGLQAEFGARIQAQEAKIHALAGEAFNIQSPKQLGTILFEKLKLPVQRKTKTGYSTDVDVLTELAKVHELPKEILEYRSLAKLKSTYVDALLEILDPGTHRVHTSFNQTIAETGRLSSSDPNLQNIPIRSEDGAKIRRAFVAEAGFSLLSADYSQIELRVLAHLSGDPTLLAAFAEEHDIHRMTAASIFQVNEALVTPAMRAAGKTVNFAVVYGQTPFGLSGQLGVTQAQAKKYIDQYFEKYSGVREYREKVLAEAREKKEVRTYMGRRRFVPEIDSKNTMSRNLAERIAFNTVIQGTAADIIKKAMVEIEAEMREKGMKSRLLLQVHDELVFEAADPEREALRELVRRRMEGAVPFRVRLKVEIGLGPNWAEAH
- a CDS encoding anion transporter; its protein translation is MTSHPNATLLVFIAGYAALAVGHLFSFKINRTGIALLGAILMVTVGGFPPHQALLAVNFPTLITLYALMILSGQLWLSGFFTWVAQKIASALDRPKVFLFQLMAASALLSAFLINDVVCLAFTPVVTLAVLRKGLNPLPFLMGLALAANIGAAATPIGNPQNIMVSSMARLHFSQYLLWSLPPTLLALAAAYGLTWALGRKDLKTVQAPRPLEEAFPVLDRRETTKGLLLFGIVVALFFTPLPRDLVMLSAAGILLLSRRISSTDLLGRVDYSILTLFTGLFIIVGGLRDTAFPAMALRALQSWGVDPHNPYLLTLVTAAFSNLMSNAATVMLLAKTLSLQDTATAMVLALSNSFAGNLLIIGSIANLIVAEQAARYGVEIRFRAFARYGLPVTAVSLAILMGWIWLRLRWG